In Kitasatospora sp. NBC_00240, the following are encoded in one genomic region:
- the glgX gene encoding glycogen debranching protein GlgX, producing MQVWPGQPYPLGATYDGAGTNFAVFSESADRIELCLFGEDGSETAVELRETDAFVRHAYIPGVQPGQRYGFRVHGPYNPGLGQRHNSAKLLLDPYAKAMSGNIDWDEAVYGYHFGAPERRNDLDSAPHTMHSVVINPYFDWGTDRPPRTDYHRTVLYEAHVKGLTQLHPGIPEEIRGTYAGLAHPAAIEHLAKLGVTAIELMPVHQFVRDHRLRDLGLANYWGYNTIGFFAPHSSYSSGGDRGQQVQEFKSMVKALHAAGIEVILDVVYNHTAEGNHLGPTLSLRGLDNVSYYRLAQDQRFYEDTTGTGNSLLMRSPHVLQMIMDSLRYWVTEMHVDGFRFDLAATLARQFHEVDRLSSFFDLVQQDPVVSQAKLIAEPWDLGEGGYQVGNFPPLWTEWNGMYRDTVRDLWRGENATLAEFGSRLTGSSDLYQDDGRRPIASINFVTCHDGFTLRDLVSYNEKRNEANGEDNRDGESFNRSWNSGAEGPSTDPAVEELRARQQRNFIATLMLSQGVPMLSHGDELGRTQHGNNNAYCQDNELSWVHWPTDARPETGGPDTEPDAEAAAGKGPGAGSDARLLEFTQGMIWLRRDHPVFRRRRFFHGRPVSGTHDDLTDIAWFTPAGEEMTKRDWGASYAKSLTVFLNGDAISEPDRRGGKITDDSFLLMFNAHFEPLEFTVPAGHGKEWHVVVDTAQPVLPAPGTGARVKAGDALWLTDHSLMVLQRRA from the coding sequence ATGCAGGTCTGGCCAGGTCAGCCGTACCCCCTTGGCGCCACCTACGACGGGGCCGGCACCAACTTCGCGGTGTTCTCCGAGAGCGCCGACCGGATCGAGCTCTGCCTGTTCGGGGAGGACGGCTCCGAGACGGCCGTCGAGCTGCGCGAGACGGACGCCTTCGTCCGGCACGCCTACATCCCGGGCGTCCAGCCGGGCCAGCGCTACGGGTTCCGGGTGCACGGCCCCTACAACCCGGGGCTGGGGCAGCGCCACAACAGCGCCAAACTGCTGCTCGACCCGTACGCCAAGGCGATGAGCGGGAACATCGACTGGGACGAGGCGGTCTACGGGTACCACTTCGGCGCCCCCGAACGCCGCAACGACCTGGACTCCGCGCCGCACACCATGCACTCGGTGGTGATCAACCCGTACTTCGACTGGGGCACCGACCGGCCGCCGCGCACCGACTACCACCGCACGGTGCTCTACGAGGCGCACGTGAAGGGGCTGACCCAGCTCCACCCCGGCATCCCGGAGGAGATCAGGGGCACGTACGCGGGCCTGGCCCACCCGGCGGCGATCGAGCACCTGGCGAAGCTCGGGGTGACCGCGATCGAGCTGATGCCGGTGCACCAGTTCGTCCGCGACCACCGGCTGCGCGACCTGGGCCTGGCCAACTACTGGGGCTACAACACCATCGGCTTCTTCGCCCCGCACTCCTCCTACTCCTCCGGCGGGGACCGCGGCCAGCAGGTGCAGGAGTTCAAGTCGATGGTGAAGGCCCTGCACGCGGCCGGCATCGAGGTGATCCTGGACGTCGTCTACAACCACACCGCGGAGGGCAACCACCTCGGCCCCACCCTCTCGCTGCGCGGCCTGGACAACGTCTCGTACTACCGCCTGGCGCAGGACCAGCGCTTCTACGAGGACACCACCGGCACCGGCAACAGCCTGCTGATGCGCAGCCCGCACGTACTGCAGATGATCATGGACTCGCTGCGCTACTGGGTCACCGAGATGCACGTGGACGGGTTCCGCTTCGACCTCGCCGCCACCCTCGCCCGACAGTTCCACGAGGTCGACCGGCTCTCCTCGTTCTTCGACCTGGTCCAGCAGGACCCGGTGGTCTCCCAGGCCAAGCTGATCGCCGAGCCGTGGGACCTGGGCGAGGGCGGCTACCAGGTCGGCAACTTCCCCCCGCTGTGGACGGAGTGGAACGGCATGTACCGCGACACCGTCCGCGACCTGTGGCGCGGCGAGAACGCGACGCTGGCCGAGTTCGGCTCCCGGCTGACCGGCTCCTCCGACCTCTACCAGGACGACGGGCGCCGCCCCATCGCCTCCATCAACTTCGTCACCTGCCACGACGGCTTCACCCTGCGCGACCTGGTCTCCTACAACGAGAAGCGCAACGAGGCGAACGGCGAGGACAACCGGGACGGCGAGTCCTTCAACCGCTCCTGGAACTCCGGCGCCGAGGGCCCGAGCACCGACCCCGCGGTCGAGGAGCTGAGAGCGCGCCAGCAGCGCAACTTCATCGCCACCCTGATGCTCTCCCAGGGCGTCCCGATGCTCTCGCACGGCGACGAGCTGGGCCGCACCCAGCACGGCAACAACAACGCCTACTGCCAGGACAACGAACTCTCCTGGGTGCACTGGCCCACCGACGCGAGACCGGAGACCGGCGGCCCGGACACCGAGCCGGACGCCGAGGCGGCGGCCGGGAAGGGCCCGGGCGCCGGGTCCGACGCCCGGCTGCTGGAGTTCACCCAGGGCATGATCTGGCTCCGCCGCGACCACCCGGTCTTCCGCCGCCGCCGGTTCTTCCACGGCCGCCCGGTCTCCGGCACCCACGACGACCTCACCGACATCGCCTGGTTCACCCCGGCCGGCGAGGAGATGACCAAGCGGGACTGGGGAGCCAGCTACGCCAAGTCGCTCACGGTCTTCCTGAACGGGGACGCGATCTCCGAGCCGGACCGCCGTGGCGGGAAGATCACCGACGACTCCTTCCTGCTGATGTTCAACGCCCACTTCGAGCCGCTGGAGTTCACCGTCCCGGCCGGGCACGGCAAGGAGTGGCACGTGGTGGTCGACACCGCGCAGCCCGTCCTGCCGGCCCCCGGCACCGGTGCCCGGGTGAAGGCCGGCGACGCCCTCTGGCTCACCGACCACTCGCTGATGGTGCTCCAACGGCGCGCCTGA
- a CDS encoding SAV2148 family HEPN domain-containing protein, with protein sequence MASRAAVPAQGGPVEVPALAWSGGEWDEAYQRVRLAGRAYVWLNLVEQRLRALVDEVLRPVYAPAHGEDWVTAAAGPAGEEWAHRAGAVREVSRRKGYLLDPADDDPLVFLTLPQLRELMVQHWPCFEPFLADRREIELALDELEVARHVVSRNRTLSQTVLAQTERAAARLLALLDGGSGGVPADVVEALVAGRYADVVAVHADRVRLQRDLPVEDLLDGARRLDALGIGLGMLCQNYTGRRLVRLATEGCRVRLLFLNPASSAVRRRERELGLGRGELARSIEMNIMHVRRVRARLRDPGGFEIRVFDETPRFTAYLVEGPRPTSQAGGRRQSTDLGVVQPYLRKARGMESPALVLRGGAGQQPGSTEPGLLEVYREEFEGVWGDSRPVS encoded by the coding sequence ATGGCGTCCCGCGCCGCGGTTCCCGCCCAGGGCGGCCCGGTCGAGGTGCCCGCCCTCGCCTGGTCCGGCGGCGAATGGGACGAGGCCTACCAGCGGGTCCGGCTCGCCGGCCGCGCGTACGTCTGGCTCAACCTGGTCGAACAGCGGCTGCGCGCCCTGGTGGACGAGGTGCTGCGACCGGTCTACGCCCCCGCGCACGGCGAGGACTGGGTGACCGCCGCCGCCGGACCGGCCGGCGAGGAATGGGCCCACCGGGCCGGCGCCGTCCGCGAGGTCAGCCGCCGCAAGGGCTACCTGCTCGACCCCGCCGACGACGACCCGCTGGTCTTCCTCACCCTGCCCCAGCTGCGCGAGCTCATGGTCCAGCACTGGCCCTGCTTCGAGCCCTTCCTCGCCGACCGCCGCGAGATCGAACTGGCCCTGGACGAGCTGGAGGTGGCCCGGCACGTCGTCTCGCGCAACCGCACGCTCTCGCAGACCGTCCTCGCGCAGACCGAGCGGGCCGCCGCCCGGCTGCTCGCCCTGCTCGACGGCGGCAGCGGCGGGGTGCCCGCCGACGTGGTCGAGGCCCTGGTGGCCGGCCGGTACGCGGACGTCGTCGCGGTGCACGCCGACCGGGTCCGCCTGCAGCGGGACCTCCCGGTGGAGGACCTGCTCGACGGGGCCCGTCGGCTCGACGCGCTCGGCATCGGCCTCGGCATGCTCTGCCAGAACTACACCGGCCGGCGGCTGGTGCGGCTCGCCACCGAGGGCTGCCGGGTCCGGCTGCTCTTCCTCAACCCGGCCAGCAGCGCCGTCCGGCGGCGCGAGCGCGAGCTGGGGCTCGGGCGCGGTGAGCTGGCCCGTTCGATCGAGATGAACATCATGCACGTCCGGCGGGTGCGGGCCCGGCTGCGCGACCCCGGCGGCTTCGAGATCCGGGTCTTCGACGAGACGCCGCGTTTCACCGCCTACCTGGTCGAGGGCCCGCGCCCGACCAGCCAGGCCGGCGGGCGGCGGCAGTCCACCGACCTGGGCGTGGTCCAGCCCTACCTGCGCAAGGCGCGCGGCATGGAGTCCCCGGCGCTGGTACTGCGCGGCGGGGCGGGCCAGCAGCCCGGCTCCACCGAGCCGGGGCTGCTGGAGGTCTACCGCGAGGAGTTCGAGGGCGTCTGGGGGGACTCCCGGCCGGTGTCCTGA
- the efeB gene encoding iron uptake transporter deferrochelatase/peroxidase subunit codes for MTSQHAVSGSHPDLPAPDGCPAVGGASRRGFVKAALGAGTAGAALALGAGPGSARARAQQRSDAGFVPFHGVHQAGVTTPAPAYASFVSFDVTATNRAGLEALFRTLTTRIRFLASGGTPPDMGPDAPPSDSGILGPVLPTDDLTVTVGVGASLFDDRFGLGAAKPLRLAPMRAFPDDSLRPAELHGDLSVQVCAESRDTVLHTLRDLARHTRGAMRARWQVDGFQNRPRPSGAQRNLLGFKDGIVNPDTTSARLMDRLVWVVDGGGEPGWATGGSYQVIRVIRTLADAWDGLRLADQERIIGRNRATGAPLGYGAETDAPDYGKDPQGAGIALDAHIRLANPREQATADSRILRRGFNYDRGIDAAGDLDLGLAFCCYQQDVVRQFEAVQTRLAGEPLARFLRPTGGGYFFVLPGVRDAADWLARGLFAAV; via the coding sequence ATGACCAGCCAGCACGCCGTCAGCGGTTCCCACCCCGACCTGCCCGCCCCGGACGGCTGCCCGGCCGTCGGCGGGGCCTCCCGCCGCGGCTTCGTCAAGGCCGCCCTCGGGGCCGGCACGGCGGGCGCCGCGCTCGCGCTCGGGGCCGGGCCCGGCAGCGCCCGGGCCCGGGCGCAGCAGCGGTCCGACGCCGGGTTCGTGCCCTTCCACGGTGTGCACCAGGCCGGTGTCACGACCCCCGCCCCGGCCTACGCCTCCTTCGTCTCCTTCGACGTCACCGCCACCAACCGGGCCGGGCTGGAGGCCCTGTTCCGCACCCTGACCACCCGGATCCGCTTCCTCGCCTCCGGCGGCACCCCGCCCGACATGGGCCCGGACGCCCCGCCGTCCGACAGCGGCATCCTCGGCCCGGTCCTGCCGACCGACGACCTGACCGTCACGGTCGGCGTCGGTGCCTCGCTCTTCGACGACCGGTTCGGCCTGGGCGCCGCCAAGCCGCTGCGGCTGGCCCCGATGCGGGCCTTCCCCGACGACAGCCTGCGGCCCGCCGAACTGCACGGGGACCTCTCGGTCCAGGTCTGCGCCGAGAGCCGGGACACCGTCCTGCACACCCTGCGCGACCTGGCCCGGCACACCCGGGGCGCGATGCGGGCCCGCTGGCAGGTCGACGGGTTCCAGAACCGGCCCAGGCCCAGCGGCGCCCAGCGCAACCTGCTCGGCTTCAAGGACGGCATCGTCAACCCCGACACCACCTCCGCCCGCCTGATGGACCGGCTGGTCTGGGTGGTCGACGGCGGCGGCGAACCCGGCTGGGCCACCGGCGGCAGCTACCAGGTGATCCGGGTGATCCGCACCCTGGCCGACGCCTGGGACGGCCTCCGGCTCGCCGACCAGGAGCGGATCATCGGCCGGAACAGAGCCACCGGCGCCCCGCTCGGGTACGGCGCCGAGACCGACGCCCCCGACTACGGCAAGGACCCGCAGGGCGCCGGCATCGCGCTCGACGCCCACATCCGGCTGGCCAACCCCCGGGAGCAGGCCACGGCCGACAGCCGGATCCTGCGCCGCGGCTTCAACTACGACCGGGGGATCGACGCGGCCGGCGACCTCGACCTGGGCCTCGCCTTCTGCTGCTACCAGCAGGACGTGGTCCGCCAGTTCGAGGCGGTCCAGACCCGGCTGGCGGGCGAGCCGCTGGCCCGCTTCCTGCGTCCGACCGGCGGCGGCTACTTCTTCGTCCTGCCGGGTGTCCGGGACGCCGCCGACTGGCTCGCCCGGGGGCTGTTCGCCGCCGTCTGA
- a CDS encoding exonuclease domain-containing protein codes for MSWWHEPLVGFDLETTGTDPAESRIVTAALVDTVGSRRESATGWLLDPGVPIPAEAEAIHGIGDDLARSKGRPAKEGVEEIAAALCERILAGRPVVAFNAPFDLSLLDAELRRYALPGLAERLGGPVAPVLDALVIDRALDKYRKGSRTLQRVCEVYGVELTDAHEAGSDALAAVLVAVALGERYPAQAGEVALAELHHRQVGWYREWAEGLQAWLRKGKDPQAVIDPRWPLR; via the coding sequence ATGAGCTGGTGGCACGAGCCACTGGTCGGCTTCGATCTGGAGACCACCGGTACCGACCCGGCCGAGTCCCGGATCGTCACGGCCGCCCTCGTGGACACGGTCGGCAGCCGCCGGGAGAGCGCCACCGGCTGGCTGCTCGACCCCGGCGTCCCGATCCCCGCGGAGGCCGAGGCCATCCACGGCATCGGCGACGACCTGGCCCGCAGCAAGGGGCGCCCGGCCAAGGAGGGCGTCGAGGAGATAGCCGCCGCTCTGTGCGAGCGCATCCTGGCCGGCCGCCCGGTGGTCGCCTTCAACGCCCCCTTCGACCTCTCCCTGCTCGACGCCGAGCTGCGCCGCTACGCCCTGCCCGGCCTGGCCGAGCGGCTCGGCGGCCCCGTCGCACCGGTGCTGGACGCGCTGGTGATCGACCGGGCCCTCGACAAGTACCGCAAGGGCTCCCGGACCCTCCAGCGGGTCTGCGAGGTCTACGGGGTCGAGCTGACCGACGCCCACGAGGCCGGCAGCGACGCACTGGCCGCCGTCCTGGTCGCGGTGGCCCTCGGCGAGCGGTACCCGGCGCAGGCCGGGGAGGTCGCGCTGGCCGAGCTGCACCACCGTCAGGTCGGCTGGTACCGGGAGTGGGCCGAGGGACTGCAGGCCTGGCTGCGCAAGGGCAAGGACCCGCAGGCCGTGATCGACCCGCGCTGGCCGCTGCGCTGA